A genomic region of Papaver somniferum cultivar HN1 chromosome 7, ASM357369v1, whole genome shotgun sequence contains the following coding sequences:
- the LOC113293731 gene encoding chaperone protein ClpC1, chloroplastic-like isoform X2, with protein MDGALVQLTHIIAASVYGNSQNRKQRGVSNRLLCNRTVQMRSGLSISAPSLSLLIGGTGFNKLQPISISASRGRGTRYVARAMLSSFEKFSENLSSRFTAKGIEVIKLAHEESRRMGHNYVGTEQILLGLISQGTGIAGKVLKSIGISSEDARVEVEKIVKL; from the coding sequence ATGGACGGAGCTCTTGTTCAATTGACACACATTATTGCTGCTTCTGTATATGGCAACAGTCAGAACAGGAAACAAAGAGGAGTATCCAACAGACTGTTATGTAACAGAACTGTTCAAATGCGAAGTGGGTTGAGCATCTCAGCACCATCGTTGTCTTTGTTAATAGGAGGAACAGGTTTTAATAAACTTCAACCGATATCTATATCTGCATCCCGTGGTAGGGGTACTCGGTATGTTGCTAGAGCTATGTTGTCGTCGTTTGAGAAATTCTCAGAAAACTTGAGTAGTAGATTCACAGCCAAGGGTATTGAAGTTATCAAGTTAGCACATGAAGAATCGCGACGGATGGGTCATAACTATGTTGGTACTGAGCAGATATTGCTAGGCCTTATCTCCCAAGGAACTGGTATTGCTGGAAAGGTTCTTAAATCTATCGGAATCAGTTCAGAGGATGCTCGCGTGGAAGTAGAAAAGATTGTTAAATTATAA
- the LOC113293731 gene encoding chaperone protein ClpC1, chloroplastic-like isoform X1, which yields MLSNKTMDGALVQLTHIIAASVYGNSQNRKQRGVSNRLLCNRTVQMRSGLSISAPSLSLLIGGTGFNKLQPISISASRGRGTRYVARAMLSSFEKFSENLSSRFTAKGIEVIKLAHEESRRMGHNYVGTEQILLGLISQGTGIAGKVLKSIGISSEDARVEVEKIVKL from the exons ATGCTATCCAACAA AACTATGGACGGAGCTCTTGTTCAATTGACACACATTATTGCTGCTTCTGTATATGGCAACAGTCAGAACAGGAAACAAAGAGGAGTATCCAACAGACTGTTATGTAACAGAACTGTTCAAATGCGAAGTGGGTTGAGCATCTCAGCACCATCGTTGTCTTTGTTAATAGGAGGAACAGGTTTTAATAAACTTCAACCGATATCTATATCTGCATCCCGTGGTAGGGGTACTCGGTATGTTGCTAGAGCTATGTTGTCGTCGTTTGAGAAATTCTCAGAAAACTTGAGTAGTAGATTCACAGCCAAGGGTATTGAAGTTATCAAGTTAGCACATGAAGAATCGCGACGGATGGGTCATAACTATGTTGGTACTGAGCAGATATTGCTAGGCCTTATCTCCCAAGGAACTGGTATTGCTGGAAAGGTTCTTAAATCTATCGGAATCAGTTCAGAGGATGCTCGCGTGGAAGTAGAAAAGATTGTTAAATTATAA